One region of Anaeromyxobacter paludicola genomic DNA includes:
- a CDS encoding SaoD/DsrE family protein — MNVAYVFTTPGASFILEKMIVPQLEEGRHGANVVGMFFFFDNNYLLVRGNPTGERLHALAKQRGMLLMGCDQCCYQREIADRLFEGIPIGCFPDLYQALAGAQVDQVITL; from the coding sequence ATGAACGTCGCCTACGTCTTCACCACCCCTGGCGCCTCCTTCATCCTCGAGAAGATGATCGTCCCGCAGCTCGAGGAGGGGCGGCACGGCGCGAACGTGGTCGGGATGTTCTTCTTCTTCGACAACAACTACCTGCTGGTGCGCGGCAACCCCACCGGCGAGCGGCTCCACGCGCTCGCGAAGCAGCGGGGGATGCTGCTCATGGGCTGCGACCAGTGCTGCTACCAGCGCGAGATCGCCGACCGGCTCTTCGAGGGGATCCCCATCGGCTGCTTCCCCGATCTCTACCAGGCGCTCGCCGGCGCCCAGGTGGACCAGGTCATCACGCTGTAG
- the epsC gene encoding serine O-acetyltransferase EpsC — translation MRSTRSAIEPIVEELCAPLPGLPLQPGNGGRRVLPSRDAVVQSVEALRAVFFPGYFGRPDLHDESLHFYVGATLDRALRELQEQVRRGIAFAERHDFETCEHCTHRADAVTRAFMSRLPEVRRRVASDVEAAYEGDPALKSRDEAIFSYPGIFAVTNQRIAHELHVLGVPLIPRMITEHAHSLTGIDIHPGASIGERFFIDHGTGVVIGETSRIGARVRLYQGVTLGAKSFPLDEHGNPIKGIDRHPIVEDDVVIYSGATILGRITIGKGSSIGGNVWVTQSVPPGSRVTQAENRESRFEYGAGI, via the coding sequence ATGCGATCGACCCGGAGCGCCATCGAGCCCATCGTCGAGGAGCTCTGCGCTCCGCTCCCCGGGCTGCCGCTGCAGCCGGGCAACGGCGGCCGGCGGGTGCTGCCGTCCCGCGACGCCGTGGTGCAGTCGGTGGAGGCGCTGCGCGCCGTCTTCTTCCCCGGCTACTTCGGTCGGCCCGACCTGCACGACGAGAGCCTGCACTTCTACGTCGGCGCCACGCTCGACCGCGCGCTCCGCGAGCTGCAGGAGCAGGTGCGGCGAGGCATCGCCTTCGCCGAGCGGCACGACTTCGAGACCTGCGAGCACTGCACCCACCGCGCCGACGCGGTGACGCGCGCCTTCATGAGCCGGCTGCCCGAGGTGCGCCGGCGGGTGGCCTCCGACGTCGAGGCCGCCTACGAGGGCGACCCGGCGCTCAAGAGCCGCGACGAGGCGATCTTCAGCTACCCGGGCATCTTCGCGGTGACGAACCAGCGCATCGCGCACGAGCTCCACGTGCTCGGCGTGCCGCTCATCCCGCGCATGATCACCGAGCACGCCCACAGCCTCACCGGGATCGACATCCACCCCGGCGCCAGCATCGGCGAGCGGTTCTTCATCGACCACGGGACGGGCGTGGTGATCGGCGAGACCAGCCGGATCGGGGCCCGGGTGCGGCTCTACCAGGGGGTGACGCTCGGCGCGAAGAGCTTCCCGCTCGACGAGCACGGCAACCCGATCAAGGGGATCGACCGGCACCCCATCGTCGAGGACGACGTGGTGATCTACTCGGGCGCGACCATCCTCGGGCGCATCACCATCGGCAAGGGCTCCTCGATCGGCGGCAACGTCTGGGTGACCCAGAGCGTGCCGCCGGGGAGCCGGGTGACGCAGGCGGAGAACCGGGAGTCGCGCTTCGAGTACGGCGCCGGGATCTGA
- a CDS encoding inorganic diphosphatase: protein MATHPWHDVELPRYIEDPIPAVIEIARGSKVKFELDKTSGLLKVDRILFSAVHYPANYGFVPRTYCDDGDPLDILVFCQEPIAGLAIMRAKVIGVMRMRDDKGEDDKLVAVHADDPEYADYSDVSELPAHRMRELKRFFEDYKALENKRVLVREPQGRKEALKVLRDAIRLYDTERDRLLGLGGSPDPRAGRLASEPKKATRARAARPSRKAK from the coding sequence ATGGCAACCCATCCCTGGCACGACGTCGAGCTGCCCCGCTACATCGAGGACCCCATCCCCGCGGTCATCGAGATCGCGCGCGGGTCCAAGGTGAAGTTCGAGCTCGACAAGACGTCCGGCCTGCTCAAGGTCGATCGCATTCTCTTCTCGGCCGTGCACTACCCGGCCAACTACGGCTTCGTCCCGCGCACCTACTGCGACGACGGCGACCCGCTCGACATCCTGGTGTTCTGCCAGGAGCCCATCGCCGGCCTCGCCATCATGCGCGCCAAGGTCATCGGCGTGATGCGGATGCGCGACGACAAGGGCGAGGACGACAAGCTCGTCGCGGTGCACGCCGACGACCCCGAGTACGCCGACTACTCCGACGTCTCCGAGCTGCCGGCCCACCGCATGCGCGAGCTCAAGCGCTTCTTCGAGGACTACAAGGCCCTCGAGAACAAGCGCGTGCTGGTGCGCGAGCCGCAGGGCCGCAAGGAGGCGCTCAAGGTGCTCCGCGACGCCATCCGGCTCTACGACACGGAGCGCGACCGGCTGCTCGGCCTGGGCGGCAGCCCGGACCCGCGCGCCGGCCGGCTCGCCTCCGAGCCGAAGAAGGCGACGCGCGCCCGCGCCGCCCGGCCGTCGAGGAAGGCGAAGTAG
- a CDS encoding DUF2721 domain-containing protein: MTGDALQRIAAAVTPAVMVSACGLIALGLDNQASRMAMRLRELAGEHRREEGADRRPHLREQVAILGRRHRLIARALLLDYAALLAFVATSLLSLAQGLVPIPAEVPFLTFLAGVLGLGAMAVFAILAVNLAGAALRLEQREVLRDGEGEAPLAAGLRRPAPTRT, from the coding sequence ATGACGGGCGACGCCCTGCAGCGCATCGCGGCGGCCGTGACGCCGGCGGTGATGGTCTCGGCCTGCGGGCTCATCGCCCTCGGCCTCGACAACCAGGCCTCCCGCATGGCGATGCGGCTGCGCGAGCTCGCCGGCGAGCACCGGCGCGAGGAGGGGGCCGATCGCCGGCCGCACCTGCGGGAGCAGGTGGCGATCCTGGGGCGCCGCCACCGGCTCATCGCCCGGGCGCTGCTCCTCGACTACGCGGCGCTGCTCGCCTTCGTCGCCACCTCGCTCCTCTCGCTGGCGCAGGGGCTCGTCCCCATCCCGGCCGAGGTGCCGTTCCTCACCTTCCTCGCCGGCGTGCTCGGGCTGGGGGCGATGGCGGTGTTCGCCATCCTGGCGGTGAACCTCGCCGGCGCGGCGCTGCGGCTCGAGCAGCGGGAGGTGCTGCGGGACGGGGAGGGCGAGGCTCCCCTCGCCGCCGGGCTGCGCCGCCCGGCGCCGACGCGGACCTGA